In Monodelphis domestica isolate mMonDom1 chromosome 1, mMonDom1.pri, whole genome shotgun sequence, the sequence GTGCAGGTAGAGGGACAGTCATCTTTTCCGGATGGTCTAGTACCACCTGTGGCTTTGCATCCAGGAGATACAACTGCTCTCTACCTACTAAACAAAAAAACTCCTCCCAACCCATTTTTGCCAGGTCTCCCAGgcatccctcccccttccccaggcAGCATTGTATTGTATGTGTCGGGCTTGTGGCCTGGGAGGAGAAAGCCCGGATTTCCTGTGCCAGAGCTTGGCTCCTGAGCCCGGAGTTGACCCTTCAGGGCTGAGGCCTTGCCTAGGAGCGGGAGCTAGAGCTCCTGCCATTGGTTACACCCAAAGTCCCAGTGTGTGTGTGCCCCTACAAGGGGCGGCCGCTGTTGAAGAAGAGTCAGGGCTGTGACAGTTAGGGCTCTGCTGGGCATCAGCTCCTGATATGAGCATGAACCATTCCCACTTCCCCACGCCTGGCTGGCcctggagagagggggagggggacccTTGGGGACACTTACGGCCCTTTGCTGGATCTGGGAGACAAGAAATATGTTTGTGTAGGAGCAGGGTTTGGAATTGGGTGGGGGCTCGGCCTCCTCTGGGGCCTGAGTCACCTTCCCTACCATTATGAAAAGTGGGGGGCTGAAGCGGGGAGGAAACTAGGAGCAGTAAGGGTGGGGGATGCGGGGGCGGTGAGGAGGGTCCGGCTGGGCGAGCTGGGGGCGGGGTCAAGTCGGGGGCCCGGGGGCCGGGGGAGGCGCTGCAGCCGCGAGGAGCGAGCGAAGGGGACGCGAGGCGCGGCGCGCACTCACTGCGGTCCCCGCGTCTCCGCCGCAGAGCGCGCTCCGCTCCGCACGCACCTGCCGCCGCCGCcgtcgccgccgccgctgctgcgcCGAGCCCAGCTGAGCCGGCCGCGCCGCGCCCCCCGCTCGCGCCCCCGCCCCGGGCCCGGGCCCCTGCATCCTTCCGCTGCATCCCAGCCTCCGGGCCCtgttcctccttttccctctccctccttcggAGCAGCTGCTGGAGCGCGCAGTGCCGAGAGAACCTCCTCGGGCCGAGCTTGGAAGCGGGCGGCGCATCCCGTCTCTGCCTTTCAGATAACCTCAGCGGAGGCGCGCCCAGGCCGGCAGGGCCTGGGGCCGCATCGGAACCGTGGGGGACTGAGCCAGGTGACGGACGGGGCCAGAGACCGGGCGGAGGGTGGTCTGGGGCCGGGGCACTGATCGCTGCCAGACCTTACGGGCTCTCGCCTGCCCTAGCCTGAGGTCTGTGTGCCCGGGGGGTACGCTGCCAATCCCTCCCTGTTCCTTGTccgccccctcccctctccaagggCTTTGGGGGCGGAGCACACACCTGGGCTGGAGCGGGGAGGGGTCCTTGGGTTTCTGCATCTGGTCCTGGATcggggttgggagtcagagggttaGGTACCCAGGTTTTGGGATGGGGGTGGTTCAGGAGCCAGGCATTTCGTTCTAGGGTCATGTCTCCTTCAGCTTGGTGACCTCCTTTGCCCTTTGGTCCAGTTTTCagtttctttcctcttctatgCCCAAGAGCCCTAGAGCAGGCTGATGCCCCTTGACtggtgggaggggagggtaaCTAGCCCCCCTGCTAAGCCCCGCCCTGGAGCCATGGCAGCCACACAGTGCCTGGGTGTCCAACTGCCTGGCTGCAGGGACCACTGACTCAGGCCAGAAAGGAAGCCTCCTGCATACCTCTTCAGACAGAAGGCAGGGGCCCTGGGGGAGGCACCTATCCCTTGGAGATCCCCTACCCCTACTCCTCCTGTCACTTCTCCTGAGACTTGCCCTGGGAGGAAGCTGGGGCTCCTGGGGGGGTCTCCCCCCCAGATCTGTCCCCACACATTCTCACCGGTTGCCCCTGGGAGGCAGGGGGGCGGCCGGGGACTACCCAAAATTTGGCAGGACCAGGATGTCATCCCCAATGCTGGGTCCCCACTGGCACCCCCAGCCCAGGGCCCTACCGGCCTAAGTGCCACTAGCCGGATGCCGGCGCCCCCTGGGCCCGAGGCGAGCGGCTGGCCCGGCCTCCTCATGTCCTGCCTGAAGGGCCCACAGGTCATCCTCAAGATGGAGACCATGAAGATTGTCCATCCTGAGAAGTTTCCAGAGCTCCAGGCGGGTGCCCCCCGCTATACACCCACCCCCAGGCCTGCTCCCGCCTTGGCCCCCAAGAGAGCCTGGCCTTCTGACACGGAGATCATTGTCAATCAGGCCTGCAGTGGGGATGTACCTGCCCTGGAAGGGGTACCCCGCACCCCACCTCCACCCAGGAGGCCCCGGAAGAGCAGTGGCGAGCTGGGCTTCCCCCGTGTGGCTCCTGGTGACGAGGTCATTGTGAACCAATATGTGTTACGGCCCGGCCCAGCCGGGGAGCCGCTGGAATGCCCAACCTGTGGGCATACGTACAACCTGACCCAGCGGCGGCCGCGCGTGCTGTCCTGTCTGCATTCTGTGTGTGAGCAGTGTCTGCAGATCCTGTACGAGTCCTGCCCCAAGTACAAGTTCATCTCCTGCCCTACTTGCCGCAGGGAGACTGTGCTCTTCACTGACTATGGGCTGGCTGCCCTGGCTGTCAATACATCCATCTTGAGTCGCCTGCCGCCGGAGGCACTGACTGCTCCCCCTGGCCAGTGGGGCGGTGAGGCTGAGGGCAGCTGCTACCAGACCTTCCGCCAGTACTGTGGGGCCGCCTGCACCTGCCATGTCCGGAACCCACTGTCCTCCTGCGCCATCATGTAGTGCCCTCCCCGCCCCGCTACCTGCCGCTCCCCATCCCCTAGGACTTCTGCTCCCTCCACATGCCAGGCATAGACCCATGCCAGGCTCCTGGAGCCTCCCGGAGGACTCAGCAGAAAGGGACTGCCACCCATATGTTTCCTGTCTCCATCTGTCCCGGGACCCTCACTTCCTCTCATGTTCCTGGACGTTTGCTTTTCCTCTGAAGCTGCTTCTCCTAGAAGAGGGGCCACACTGGGCCTTTTGTGCCCCCACCCCTGCCTCACTGCTTCCTGTTCCTCACCCCTTCGAGGAGGGGTCTCTGCAGCCAGTTTTGCCATTAAAACTCTTTGCCAAAGTTGCCATTTCAATTGCTAACTGGAACCATCTTCAACAGCACAACCTTCCTCCCCAGGTGGACTTAATCCCCAACCTGTCTCCCCCGTCCCTCCGTCCCCTCCACAGCAGAGTAGTCACGGGGGAGAGGGTCACTGCCTCGTGAGGCCCAGCCCAGAGCCCCTTCATCTTGACAGGCTGGCGTCCTCCCCAGGAACCCTTCCGCCCAGGGCTGGGTCCCAGGGTCTCCCCTCCAGCAATGACGATGCGGTCCTTGGCGTCTCAGGTCAGCGTGCTCCATTTGTGTGCTGGGCTAAGTTGTGTGTGTGAACTGGGAGATACGGACAGCCGAGACCACAGGCCTCTCCATTCATTTCCATGTCTGGGCTGGTTCCGTCATTGAAGGATTATTTCCTAGTGGATGGGGCCACCACAGCCTGGCTCTTTCCTGCCCGGGTGACCCGTCTTGGAGCTCTGGATCTGCCACTGCTATGCTTGTACCCAGGGACCTACTGATCTGGTCTCTTTCCTGGGCCACGTGTGGTAAACTTTTTCATCTTGGTTCAGCCCAGACAGGTTCAGGGGCAAGAATAAGGACACTAACTTCCATTAAGGACAGTTcctatttctatagcactttaccGTTTACAAAGCGCTTTCCTCCCAACGACCTTGTGAGGTAGGCAATgcaagtattatctccattttacagatgaggaaacaggctcagaggtGACATGACTTGCCCGAGGGACTTGAACCCCAATCATCTAATTCTACGTCTAGCACTCCTTCCACTACCCCTTGCTGTCCCCCAGGAGCAGGCGGTCTGTAAGTTATTCCATATAAGCTGCTCTGGGGCCCAATATTTGCTCTGATCAGGAATGCGTGCTCTGCAAACTCATCTGCTTCTCTGCTATTGTGTTTCTTTCCTTCTGCCCCAGAGTTTCCTAGTAAAGACTCCTTTTGAAAAATTCTAACCTTGTCAGTGCCTGAACTTGGGAGAACagggtggggaggtggggtggaGTGTCAGGGCAGCTCTAACCACTGGAGTTACAGGTGGACTGAACTTGTCCTATGGCCAATGTGAGCCCCACCGCcccaagggagagagggaaagccAAGGGGTTAGAGACCCACTTATTGGCTGAGAATCTCAGGTTTTTTCTGCCTGGACTTCACCTCTCATCCATGGGCCAGCCAGCTCCTTTTTGCCCTGTGGCTACCTCTTGGGGGCAGGAACGGAGCCAAGTAGGAAGAGGGAATTATGAGTCTTTGGGCtggtgagggagggagacaaaacAGGTGTGATCTACACGAAGCTGGACCCTGACCGCTCTGGAGTGTGGAAATCCCATGTACTCAGGCCTGGCTTTCACACACCTAATACAGCCTCCCCTGATACTAATGCCAGTGGTTGAATCTCATGCCCGCTTAGGTGAAAAACATGGCATGAGAAAGAGTGTTAGGTGCAGCCAGAAGCCATAGAATTTCATGGTAGGAAGTGACTTTCAAGACCACTGAGGCTAGTCACCTACTTAATAATTCCCCTTGACATCCTCTTGGGGTTGGGGGAGGTGGTATTCAGGATCTGCTTGAATGCTTTCAGTGATTGAGAGGAGAGCTTACATACCTGAAAGGCAGCCTGTGTGGGATAGCTCTGATTTTTAGAAAATTGTTGTATTGAtttgttgttttaaacccttaactttctgtcttagtaacaattctaagacagaggagcaaGGGCCAGGAAAATGGGGTTGACTGGCCacattcacacagctaggaagtgtatgaaggaaaatttgaactgaggacctccacactccaggcctggcgctcaatccacctagctgctcctcttgtattgatttaaaaaaacccaacacattttctgtcctagaatccatactaagtatagtttgtaaggcagaagagcagtaagggctaggcaattgggtttattgatttgctcagggtcatacaactaggccatctaaatcaaatcaaatctaaggccagatttgaatttaggacctctgGCTCTAGACCTGGCTAGGCCCAGAGCCACCTAGTTGTTGCCACCTCAGGCTCCACCcccatattaatttaatttaagaactACCTCCCCAAAACATTTAATCATTAGTTCTAGACTTTTTCTCTGGgttttaattttctcctttgaaaaatgaaggagttgatcTAGGTGATACTAATGAAGTCCCTTTCGGttctaacattttttatttttaaaattattatcttttgTACATCACTGAAATTTCTCCTAGtatcttctcctctcccctcccacagGGCAATCCcatgtaataaataatatttttagaagaagtgaaaaaattagcaatcctagctgtgtgaccctgggcaagtcacttaacccccactacttatcccttaccactcctctgccttggaagcaatacacagtactgattaagatggaaggtaaaggtttaaaacaattttttaactgATTAGTACATATACAAAGGCTGAACATATGTACCTCACCTGTGGACCTCTGCAAGAAGTAGGGTAGGCAGGCatgtctcctcttttcttttttggggggggccatacttgttctttgtaattttgtaacaCTTGATtgtgattctttccatttacattgtcgTACATATCAGCAGTTCTCAAACCATGGTCCATAGACCTGAGACTCTTTCAGGGGATCTACAAGGTCAAAATTCTTTTCATCATAATACTAAGATGTTATTTGTCTATTGAAATACCTCCTCCCTATTCTGACATCTCTGTGTGAGGTTGGATTTTCTTCACATTTCCATTAAAACAACATCACAGCAGATTAAAGGGGGAACAGATGTGAAAATCCAGCTGTCTATTAAGACATTAAAGAGCCAGCATTAAAGAGATTTGTAAAAATGTGTGAAACAATGCCACTCTTTTCActcaattttttgttttgtaaaatagttatttttttcatagaatatTTGCAGTCTGTGTTAACATGtaacagttttattattttttaaaatgaataaatatttttgaaatttattactttttctttctaaCATAATAAATATCAATGGATATTACTCACATAAACTAAAGCTTTTTGGGAGCCCCAATAACTTTGAAGAATGTAGAGGGGTCCCAAGACCAAAAAAATTTGAGAACTGCTGGTCTTCTTACTTCATTCTACATCATATTGGGCAAATCTGTCCATGtaatcatttctttcagcacagtgacacattccattccattccgtTCCGACACCAtcatttgtttaaccatttccctATGGATGATACCTAGCTCTTTCAATCAATTTTCACATGACATGGGTCTCCAGGCCTCCCACGAGTCTGGTTGCTCTCTTCTGGATCCACTCCAGCTTCTCACCATCCTTCTGAATATAGCTCTCAAGATGTAGTCTGTGGAGAGGATACAGCTGGATTCTCAGGCTCCTTCATTCTGTCCAGCACTGCTGTGTCTCTGCCCCCCCAAAGCTGGTGGCTCCTCTCTTTGTGGGCTCCCCTTTGTGAAGTGGCTGTGCatgtggtggggtggggtggggagacaAGTTTCAGTACAATTTAGGTGGTTGCTGAAGGGCTCGCCTTGGAATTTGGTCTAAATCCATTTATGCTTCCCGGTATTTTCACACCTGGATAAGTTCTGTTTGCACCACAGCTGGTCCTCTCCCTGTTAAGAGGAGGCATGTGCCTATGTGGTGGAGGCACAGCTCTTCCCCAGGGAACTCCCACTTGCCAGGCAGAGGCCTGAGATTCCACCCTGATTGGGTGGGAGCAGTTTCTGTTTCCCCACCTTCAAGCCCAAGCCTGGCTGACCTTCAGGGAACACCAGCTGCAAAGCCCTTATCTGAGGCCTCCAGACAAGGAGGCGGTCAGAGaaggacaccccccccccagcttccTGGCTGGTCTAGACCTCTATTCCTCGAATCCTCAGAGGCCGCTTGTCTCCTGACTCAGTCTGCCCACACCTGCCCCTTCCACACCCACCAGCTCAGTGTACTCATTGCTTTTTCCCTACTTCTTTTCATTGTAATATAAATGGTCATTTCTAAAAATCCTCCAGGTTGGGAACTTACTTCTATCAGTAATCCAGTCCTTTCTTCCCCCATTCAGTCTTGACTATCAAGGAGGGCAGCTGAGGAGATTGTGATCAAAGTCTAAGCTCTCTAATCAGTGACCATTAGCTCCTGGAAGAATTGTCCCCTAGGTCTTCTCAAGGATAATATTAGTTCAGGATCCTTCCAGTGAGAGGATGTGGCAGGACTTCAAGTCTCAGGTCAGAACTTCTTCAATGAGCACATCATTGAGGGGGGGGGAGCGGGCCCACCCCCTCGAAAGGTCCATTTCCTGGCTAGAGCATCAGTGGCCCGAACGATTCAGCAGGATAAAGAGCAAGGCAAGTAGGAGGAGGGGCAGAAAGATGAGGACTAGTCCAAACATCTCCAGGGCTAGCATGGTCAGCAAGACTAGGCATCGGACGCACGGCCCCCTGTCCCGAAGGGCCCAGAGCCTGGCAATCAGACAGGGTGGGCAAGGCAAGAAGGGGAGGCAACCTCGGTTCCCTCGCAAGTGATAACGGTGCTCCAGAGAGGCCCAGGGCCCTGTCCCTCTTGGGGGAAGGGCTGGAGGGCtaggagggggtgggggttggggccCATCAGCCTGGAGCAGCTCTTCCTGCAGCTGGCAGATCTCCCACTCCAACATGGGAGTCTTCTGCCGGCATAAGGGGCATCGCACACGGCCCAGATCAGTGCTAGGAGCTGTGCCCAAGAGCCTATTTAGGCAATGCTGGCACAGGCCATGTCCACAGTTCAGCAATACCAAGAGGTGCTCGCCGGCCCCATAGGGCTCTGTGCAGATAGGGCACTCATCCTCTGAGTCGTCCAGTAGCTGCAGAGTCCACTGGGCTCCAGCTCCCAATAGGGGCTCTCTGTCCATGGGGGCCGCCTCAGGAGGGTGGGGGGCTGAAGGAGCCAAGCTGTCTGTTCTCTCCTCTTCATCAGGGGTCCCAGACCCAGGTTCAGCTGGCTCTGGCTCCTGGCTGCCCATGGCCATGTCTTTCTAGGAAAGCAGGACCAGGGATAGAGGTTAGGGTTTAGAGTTCCAGGAGTTCagaattcagaaggaaaaaagcaaaaacatgtaCAATTTTTCTGGCTCTGCCTCAATTCCTCGGAGACTTTGGTAGTGGGCCTGACTGCTCAGCCTGGTAAGGACCTGAAGCTCCTCCAGGAGAGCCACCAACCTTTGATGATGGTCAGGGGTCACCCATGTCCCCCTCTTCAGAATCCCAGCCCAACCCTCTCCAGCAATTAGAACAAACTTCTAAGAGTGTGTAGTCCCAAACCCCCGGCTGACGCTGTCACCTGGTTCCGGGCTCTTGGTAGTCCTGATTTCTGTTGAGCTTGAGTTTCTGATTTCTGGCTTTGGGCTCCGAGTTCTTGGGTCCCATCCAACTCTAGTTCTGGCTCCAGCCAAATCCAGATGGACCGAGTGATGAGGGAGGCCGGAAGGAGTCGCGGGGGCCCTGGTTCTAGTAATATTCTCTCTGGAGTGGCTCAGCTGACTGCGAACTCAGGCTCCTCCCAGGGcggggggtggggcagggaaggGACAGCCTCAGGTGGGCAGGCCCCTCCCCAGCCAGGTGAGCGCCGACCTGGGAGGCGATCCAGAAAACCCGAAGGAAGAGGCAGATTCAGACCCTCGGGACTCTTCCGAGCCCATCTTGGGTCTCTACTAGGCACAAATCCTGGAAAATCCATAGTTAGGATTTTCCTAGggtctgagaggagggagaaTAGATTTTCCGGAAGAAGGCACTTAATTAACCCGGGCTTTCTTGGGCACCTACGCGGTGCCTAGTTACAGTTCCCGGTTACTACAACCGTATTCTGTGGGGAAGGCGGGGAGAGTGCCTTCAGCTTCCAGCCTACTTGGTAAGAGAGCGGGAAGGGAGAACGAGACGAGAGGCTCCCGGATGGAAGTGACTCTAGGTGATGGATGTAGAGTCGGGGGATGTGGTTTAGCTTCTCAGATCCGCCATTTAGCACTTCGGTGACCTCGGGGAGTCACGCCTCTGGGTCTCGGCTTCTCACCTACAAATGAAGTGATTTGATTGGATGCCCTCCCAGTTCCCTCCAGTGCCAAATCTATTATCCTCTGAAAACGGAGACGAAGACGCGGCGCTAGAGGTTCTATGATGTGCGCTGTCAGGAAGGGGGAATGATCCTGAGGTGATTTATTAGTTGGGGCGGGTGCAGGAGAGGGGCTGTTACTCAGAAAAACGTTTCTGGCCTTTTTTCGGGAGGTGGTCACAATATAAACTCACAGAAGGAAGATAAGCTTGTAATGTTTAAacatctccagcatttagcacaatatctggGACACAGAAGGTACTTGATaaaaatttgagcaattttattATTCGATAAATCGAGCGATTGCCTAAAAGCCACATGGCAGGTGAACACCTAAATCAGCTCCCCACATTCAGTGTTAGGTTGTTCCCTGGCCGGTTCAGATCTCATTCTCTGTTCCCTCTTAATCAATCCTCTTTAAGACATGCACTAATTGCAGGTAACCCAAATTAAATAGGGACCCATTATGTCAAAATTTTACAAGGTTTCAAGTTACAGTAATTTGATCAGTTACAAGTTAAGCAGTTTCTTCACTGACCTATTTGCCATCGGTCTTTCCCCCTCCAACCCAGGCAGTATCTTCCATTTCCTAAAAGATTAACTAGAGATACCTCTACCTCTTCTGGGAAGGtccagaaaagaaaacattttgtttgtcatttgttGCTGCCTTATCTGAGGGctgacaggcctggagtcaggaagacaggttgaaatctgacctcatatacttagtagctgtgtgatcctgggcaagtcacttaatctagtttgcctcagtttcccccatcaagtgagtcagagaaggaaatggcaaactactccagtatctttgccaagaaaatcccaaataagatcacaaagagtaaagagtaaaatgaataaacaacatcAGAGGGTAGATTTTGGTACTTATCTTGTAagtttattgtttttgttcattgttaaatttatagcaagttttaaaaaatatctcagcatGGCCTTCCAAGCTCTCCTCAATCTAGAGTCAAGTTAGTCtcactcttcctcttcctccccattattaatattatttttcaatgcatcagtcaacatttattaaatatgtactgTGCCTGATACGGGACTTATACACAAGGAATGAAGTAATTCTACTGGTAAGGAGTTTTTGTCCACAGAAAGTCTTTACTGGGTTCCTTTTAAATATCTAAAGCACTTCCTGTCAGGACCACTTATTTAACACCATTCAAGTGTTAATTGGTCAATTAAACATTGACCAATCAAACTAATATCTGgcaggatttatttttatttatttttgctttaattcaaattttttcagttctaaattctcttctctccttctccctcacccATTACAAgggtaagaaaaattaaaaaccattACAAATATGGATagataaaaaaatttcaaattagcCATATAATGATTTCTTCTCCTGTGTTAACATGTGCATCTCTAGCATAATAAGTTCTCAATAATttctaattcaaataccatgagcagctagatggtgcagtggatagagcgacaggcctagagttgggaggacgtgggttcaaatatgacctcagacagtttTTTAGGTGtgagaccccaggcaagtcacttaaccccatttgtgtagcccttgcctttctgtcttaagtTATTACTAAGACTTCTAGAACATTAAGAGTTTCTAAAGAGTTCAATTGCAAGAATTCCTTTTGTTAAATCCAGTGATTCTATTAAACTGTgaaatttaatacatttaaatttataggCTGTTGCAAAGGTCTGAAGATTTCCATTCTAAAGTGTTCAGCTACCTTCTCAAAATAGCCATCAAAATGATGAGTAATTCAGAAATGGTTACATAGTTTATTACACATAACTCTTCAGGAAGACAGGATGGAAAAGACACAACCAGATCCATGTGTCACACACATTTACATGGGTGTATATTTTCAGGACAAAGACACACCTACTCCTTGTTTCTCACCTAGCTGCTCTACTTTGGGACTTATCTGACTTCATCATACCCCCTCATTGGGTACCTTCTCCTCCCCACCAAAgctgcttttcagttttgttttgtttccccccATTAAgttgtaagttccttaaggacaaGGACTTTTTTCACCCCACACAGTGCCTAggacatagtaggcactgaataGATGTTTATTGAGATAGGAGTCAAATTGCAAACGATTGAGAACTGAGTGTGAACTGAGAAAGTGAAGGCATATATTTTCTTGtggaaaagagaatgacaaagctggtctcagacactttctagctgtgtaacctttggcaagtcacttaaccctgactgcctcacccttgccactcttcttagatttgatactaagccaaaaaggtaagggttattaaaaaaaaggggggggggaattataTAAAGAATAACTCAATTGGATGGATTTGGAAATGGCTGAATGGCTGGACtcaaagagtagtcattaatggtCAGTATCATCATGGCAGTGCCCAGGGATTTATTTGACTTTCCACTCTACCTTTCAGAGCTTTCTGGATAAAGGATGACCATCTTATCTTTTAGAAAAGAACTGTAAGAATAGGCTTATTTCCTGTAGCTGGGAGTCTAGCTTGGTCAGGAAGGGCAGGACAGTCTTATCTGTTAGGTAGCATCTTGTCTTCTGATCCTTATAGTCTAAGATTGTAGACTGTCTGGTACCATCTGATGTCATTTAAAAATGGCAGCTTTCAAAAGCCTTATGAGACAGGCCTGGGATGATGGGAAGGTAGGTGTCTTGTTGATTTGTATCAACATTACTACCCCTTAACTTTGGCCAATGAATGTTTTTGAGATGACTGGACAACTGGCTCCAAAGAACCCCAGGGGACAGGGTGGTAGTTTTATTCCCAACTCTATGTCCCAGTCACTTCCTGGGTGTGGTTATGATGGGGAAATAGCCATTTCAATTTAGTACCAAGGGTTTCCTTTTTAGCCTATATCACTTCTGGGACTTCCTGGGATTTGTTTACAAAAATCCTTCAAGTTCTCAATATcagcatatacacacacaccttgctaaaaaaaaaaaccaaaccaacaacaaacccttaccttccttcttggaaaaaatactgtgtaattctaaggcacaagagcagtaagggctaggcaatgggggttaagtgacttgtcaggggtTACgaagctaggaagtgactgaggttagTTTTAAATTTAGGACCTCCCAGCTTCAGATCTAGGTCTCTACTGACCCATTCCCTCTTGATGTTACAGATTTCAATTGCATTTTCGGTCACTTGCTCCAAATTGGTTTCATCTGTATGCCTGCCCAATAGATAATGAATAACTGCTCATACAAAAGAACCCCAACTAAGTCATCTCTGAAATGAAGGACTCCTTTCCAGTCTGGGGAAAGGGTAGTAACTCCAGGAAATGAAGTTTTTCAGAAGTGACAGGCCAGATTCCAAAGAACAGTGTCAGTATTTTATGTTGGGATCTCTGTAAAAAGCAGGGATCCATCTGGGAAAACTTCCTGGGAGGGAGGTGTGGTAAACCATCATGACTCCACCATGGCTTGGTAGAGATGGTAAGCATGCTGGGCCTCAGGAATGTCCTA encodes:
- the LOC103099866 gene encoding ring finger protein-like, which produces MAMGSQEPEPAEPGSGTPDEEERTDSLAPSAPHPPEAAPMDREPLLGAGAQWTLQLLDDSEDECPICTEPYGAGEHLLVLLNCGHGLCQHCLNRLLGTAPSTDLGRVRCPLCRQKTPMLEWEICQLQEELLQADGPQPPPPPSPPALPPRGTGPWASLEHRYHLRGNRGCLPFLPCPPCLIARLWALRDRGPCVRCLVLLTMLALEMFGLVLIFLPLLLLALLFILLNRSGH
- the RNF208 gene encoding RING finger protein 208; the encoded protein is MPAPPGPEASGWPGLLMSCLKGPQVILKMETMKIVHPEKFPELQAGAPRYTPTPRPAPALAPKRAWPSDTEIIVNQACSGDVPALEGVPRTPPPPRRPRKSSGELGFPRVAPGDEVIVNQYVLRPGPAGEPLECPTCGHTYNLTQRRPRVLSCLHSVCEQCLQILYESCPKYKFISCPTCRRETVLFTDYGLAALAVNTSILSRLPPEALTAPPGQWGGEAEGSCYQTFRQYCGAACTCHVRNPLSSCAIM